A window of the Yersinia rochesterensis genome harbors these coding sequences:
- a CDS encoding bifunctional acetate--CoA ligase family protein/GNAT family N-acetyltransferase, which produces MSQRGLEALLRPKSIAVIGASEKPERAGFLMMRNLLDGGFNGPILPVTPTHKAVCGVLAYANIASLPITPDLAILCTHDRRNLSLLEDLGTRGCKAVIILSAATEQFPELKACAQRHHMRLLGPNSLGLLAPWQGLNASFSPVPIKKGRLAFISQSAAVANTILDWAQQREVGFSYFIALGDSLDIDVDDLLDFLARDGKTSAIMLYLEHISDARRFLSASRSASRNKPILVVKSGRSQRAQQLLNGQQGLDAAYDAAIQRAGLLRVQDTHELFSAVETLSHMHPLRGERLLIVSNGAAPAAMALDELISRNGKLATLSDTTQSALSAALPPFVSLRNPIDLRDDASAERYLAALKPLLDSTDYDALLLIHSPSAAAPGGKTAELLISAIRQHPRGKRITLLTNWCGEYSSQDARRLFTEAGIPTYRTPEGAITAFMHMVEYRRNQKQLKETPALPIGLTANTAHVHQLIRQALAEGTTQLDTHEVQPILEAYGLSMLPTWIASDSVEAVHIAERLGYPVAIKLRSPDIAHKSEVQGVMLYLRTAIEVQRAADDILDRVKRTYPQARIDGLLVQSMANRAGAQELRIAVEQDAIFGPLIMLGEGGIEWHHETQAAVALPPLNMALARYLIIQAVKGGKIRSRGSLQPLDIPGLSRLLVQVSNLILDCPEISRLDIHPVLASGSEFTLLDVSMQLAPVTGDPQARLAIRPYPHELEQTVILKDGSHCLFRPILPEDEPLLKLFIDQVTKEDLYYRYFSEINEFSHDDLANMTQIDYDREMAFVAVRQNATGPEIIGVTRALSDPDNIDAEFAVLVRSDLKGLGLGRELLEKMIQYTRSHGLTRLTAVTMPNNRGMIGLAKKLGFSIDVQMEDGIVNLELTL; this is translated from the coding sequence GTAACCTATCACTGCTGGAAGACTTAGGGACTCGGGGTTGTAAAGCGGTGATTATCCTGTCGGCGGCAACTGAACAATTCCCTGAACTGAAAGCCTGCGCGCAACGCCACCATATGCGCTTACTTGGCCCAAACAGTCTGGGTTTACTGGCTCCGTGGCAAGGGTTAAATGCCAGCTTCTCGCCAGTGCCTATCAAAAAAGGGCGGCTGGCGTTTATCTCCCAATCAGCGGCAGTTGCCAACACCATTTTGGACTGGGCGCAGCAACGCGAAGTGGGATTCTCTTACTTCATTGCTCTCGGTGATAGCCTGGACATTGATGTCGATGACTTGCTCGACTTCCTCGCCAGAGATGGGAAAACCAGCGCTATCATGTTGTATCTTGAGCATATCAGTGATGCGCGCCGCTTCTTATCCGCCTCCCGCAGTGCCTCGCGCAATAAACCCATTCTGGTGGTCAAAAGCGGCCGCAGCCAACGTGCCCAACAATTACTCAATGGCCAACAAGGGTTGGATGCTGCCTATGACGCAGCCATTCAGCGCGCGGGTCTGTTGCGGGTTCAAGATACTCACGAGCTATTTTCGGCAGTCGAAACACTAAGCCATATGCACCCATTGCGCGGGGAGCGGTTACTGATTGTCAGCAATGGCGCAGCCCCGGCGGCAATGGCCTTGGATGAGTTGATTAGCCGTAATGGCAAGCTGGCAACACTGTCTGATACCACGCAATCCGCCCTGAGCGCGGCACTACCGCCTTTTGTTTCCTTACGAAATCCGATTGACCTGCGGGATGATGCCAGCGCTGAGCGCTATTTAGCGGCGCTTAAACCCTTATTGGACAGCACCGATTACGACGCGCTGTTGCTTATCCACTCACCGAGCGCAGCGGCACCGGGCGGTAAAACCGCTGAGTTATTGATATCGGCCATCCGCCAGCACCCGCGCGGTAAGCGCATTACCTTGCTAACTAATTGGTGCGGTGAATATTCATCACAAGATGCCCGTCGTTTATTCACGGAGGCCGGTATTCCGACCTATCGCACGCCAGAAGGCGCGATAACCGCCTTTATGCACATGGTTGAATATCGCCGTAACCAAAAGCAGTTAAAAGAAACTCCAGCCTTGCCTATCGGCCTCACGGCCAATACCGCCCATGTGCACCAGTTAATTCGCCAGGCCCTGGCAGAAGGTACGACCCAACTTGATACCCATGAAGTGCAGCCGATCCTTGAAGCCTATGGCCTCAGCATGTTGCCAACCTGGATTGCCAGTGACAGTGTCGAAGCAGTACATATTGCTGAGCGGTTGGGCTATCCGGTTGCCATCAAATTACGCTCGCCAGATATTGCGCATAAATCCGAAGTTCAGGGAGTCATGTTATACCTGCGTACCGCAATCGAAGTGCAACGGGCAGCGGACGATATTCTTGATCGCGTGAAACGCACTTATCCCCAAGCCCGTATCGACGGTTTATTGGTGCAAAGTATGGCAAACCGCGCTGGGGCGCAGGAGCTACGGATTGCTGTGGAACAAGATGCCATTTTTGGCCCACTCATTATGCTGGGGGAAGGCGGCATTGAATGGCACCATGAAACGCAGGCCGCAGTTGCATTACCGCCCCTCAATATGGCATTAGCCCGCTATCTGATAATCCAGGCGGTCAAAGGTGGAAAAATCCGCAGCCGCGGCTCACTGCAACCTCTCGACATTCCTGGCCTGAGCCGTTTGCTAGTACAAGTTTCCAACTTGATTCTCGACTGCCCTGAAATCTCGCGTTTAGATATTCACCCCGTGCTTGCTTCTGGCAGTGAGTTCACGCTGCTGGATGTATCAATGCAGTTAGCTCCCGTCACTGGCGACCCACAAGCGCGACTGGCTATCCGCCCCTACCCGCACGAGTTGGAACAAACCGTGATACTAAAAGACGGCTCTCATTGCTTATTCCGCCCTATCTTGCCGGAGGATGAGCCGCTGCTAAAACTGTTTATTGATCAAGTCACTAAAGAAGATCTCTACTATCGCTACTTCAGTGAAATCAACGAATTCAGCCACGATGATTTGGCGAACATGACACAGATTGACTATGATCGGGAAATGGCCTTTGTTGCGGTGCGTCAAAATGCAACTGGCCCGGAAATTATTGGTGTCACGCGCGCGCTATCTGACCCTGACAATATTGATGCGGAGTTCGCTGTCTTGGTGCGCTCAGATTTAAAAGGACTGGGGCTGGGGCGGGAGTTGCTCGAGAAAATGATCCAGTACACCCGCAGCCATGGGTTAACTCGGCTAACAGCAGTCACCATGCCCAATAATCGGGGTATGATTGGGTTGGCGAAGAAACTGGGTTTTAGTATTGATGTGCAAATGGAAGATGGCATTGTTAACCTAGAGCTGACACTTTGA
- a CDS encoding YfiM family lipoprotein, with translation MWCPPYLRPLIIAPLLFTSSACTHMANDSWTGKDKAQHFFASAALAAAGTAYGEHQNWSDAKSRNFGLLFSISIGAAKELYDSRQAGTGWSWKDFAWDVAGAVTGYSLYQAVN, from the coding sequence ATGTGGTGCCCACCTTATCTTCGCCCTTTAATTATTGCCCCGCTACTTTTCACCAGCTCTGCATGTACCCATATGGCCAACGATAGCTGGACGGGAAAAGATAAAGCCCAACATTTTTTTGCCTCTGCAGCACTAGCCGCTGCGGGTACAGCTTATGGTGAACATCAGAATTGGTCAGATGCCAAAAGCCGCAATTTCGGTTTACTATTTTCGATAAGTATCGGCGCAGCTAAAGAGCTATATGATAGCCGCCAAGCTGGCACGGGCTGGAGTTGGAAAGATTTTGCCTGGGATGTCGCTGGCGCAGTCACTGGCTATAGTCTTTATCAGGCAGTTAACTAA
- a CDS encoding MetQ/NlpA family lipoprotein, translating into MSLKFKSIAAVSALIGTLALVGCGPAEKDPNHIKVGVIVGAEQQVAEVAQKVAKDKYGLDVELVTFNDYVLPNEALSKGDIDLNAFQHKPYLDQQIKDRGYKLVSVGNSFVYPIAGYSKKIKSLEELQPGSQVALPNDPTNLGRSLLLLQKVGLIKLKDGVGLLPTVLDVVENPKNLKLIELEAPQLPRSLDDQQIALAIINTTYASQIGLTPAKDGLFVEDKDSPYVNLIVAREDNKDAENVKKFVQAYQSDEVYDAANKAFNGGAVKGW; encoded by the coding sequence ATGTCTTTAAAATTCAAATCTATTGCGGCAGTTAGTGCATTAATCGGTACTCTGGCACTGGTGGGTTGCGGCCCAGCGGAAAAAGATCCAAACCATATTAAAGTCGGTGTAATTGTGGGTGCTGAACAGCAAGTTGCTGAAGTTGCACAAAAAGTAGCAAAAGACAAATATGGCCTGGATGTTGAATTGGTCACCTTCAATGATTATGTATTACCGAATGAAGCACTGAGCAAAGGCGATATTGACCTGAATGCTTTCCAGCATAAACCTTATCTGGATCAGCAAATCAAAGATCGTGGCTACAAACTGGTTTCTGTTGGTAACTCATTCGTTTACCCGATTGCTGGTTACTCTAAAAAAATCAAATCATTGGAAGAACTACAACCTGGCTCTCAGGTAGCATTGCCAAATGACCCGACTAACCTGGGCCGCTCACTGTTGCTGCTGCAAAAAGTCGGTCTGATTAAACTGAAAGACGGCGTTGGTCTGCTGCCAACAGTGCTGGATGTGGTTGAGAACCCTAAAAACCTGAAATTGATTGAACTGGAAGCGCCTCAGTTGCCACGTTCTTTGGATGACCAACAGATCGCATTGGCAATCATCAACACCACTTATGCTAGCCAAATTGGCCTGACACCGGCTAAAGATGGCCTGTTTGTCGAAGATAAAGACTCACCTTACGTTAACCTGATCGTGGCCCGTGAAGACAACAAAGATGCGGAAAACGTGAAGAAATTCGTTCAAGCTTATCAATCTGACGAAGTTTACGACGCAGCAAACAAAGCATTCAATGGTGGTGCAGTTAAAGGCTGGTAA
- the tsaA gene encoding tRNA (N6-threonylcarbamoyladenosine(37)-N6)-methyltransferase TrmO, producing MSVFSFNQIGVIRSPYKEKFAVPRQPGLIEDGGGELHLLAPYNQAEAVRGLADFSHLWVMFVFHQTMDGGWRPTVRPPRLGGNTRMGVFATRSTFRPNPIGMSLIELKGVHCQGGQVILTLGSLDLVDGTPVIDIKPYLPFAESQPQARAGFAQTAPDADMPVSFSPTAEQQLIQQQQRYPHLRRFITQVLAQDPRPAYRKSDNESREYAVLLLEFNVRWRVIAGQTEVLSLDPY from the coding sequence ATGAGTGTTTTCTCCTTTAATCAGATTGGCGTCATCCGCTCACCCTATAAAGAAAAGTTTGCCGTGCCGCGCCAACCGGGTCTGATTGAAGATGGTGGTGGCGAATTGCACCTATTAGCTCCCTATAACCAAGCGGAAGCTGTGCGAGGTTTGGCTGATTTTAGCCATTTATGGGTGATGTTCGTTTTCCATCAAACCATGGATGGTGGTTGGCGGCCTACGGTTCGCCCTCCGCGCCTAGGTGGTAATACTCGAATGGGGGTATTTGCCACCCGCTCCACCTTTCGGCCTAACCCGATTGGCATGTCCCTCATAGAGTTGAAAGGGGTGCATTGCCAAGGAGGACAAGTCATTTTGACGCTAGGCAGTCTGGATCTCGTTGATGGCACGCCAGTGATTGATATCAAACCTTATTTGCCTTTTGCGGAGAGCCAACCCCAGGCGCGCGCGGGTTTTGCTCAAACAGCACCCGATGCAGACATGCCGGTGAGTTTTTCTCCTACCGCCGAACAACAGTTAATACAGCAACAACAACGTTATCCACATTTGCGGCGTTTTATCACTCAGGTTTTAGCGCAAGACCCGCGCCCAGCCTACCGAAAAAGTGATAATGAAAGCCGAGAATATGCGGTTCTACTACTAGAATTTAACGTGCGCTGGCGGGTTATTGCCGGCCAAACGGAAGTGTTATCACTCGACCCATACTAA
- the proS gene encoding proline--tRNA ligase: MRTSQYLLSTLKETPADAEVISHQLMLRAGMIRKLASGLYTWLPTGVRVLKKVENIVREEMNNAGAIEVSMPVVQPADLWQESGRWEQYGPELLRFVDRGERPFVLGPTHEEVITDLIRGEINSYKQLPLNFFQIQTKFRDEVRPRFGVMRAREFLMKDAYSFHTTQESLQETYDAMYAAYSKIFSRMDLNFRAVLADTGSIGGSASHEFQVLADSGEDDIVFSTGSDYAANIEFAEALAPAQPRAAAAEELRIIDTPNAKTIAELVEQFTLPIEKTVKTLIVHAHEESGHKLVALLVRGDHELNEIKAEKLPQVAKPLTFATEEEIRAVIGAGPGSLGPVNLPMPVVADRSVAVMSDFGAGANIDGKHYFGINWERDLPLPHIAGLRNVVEGDISPDGQGTLLIKRGIEVGHIFQLGTKYSEAMKATVQGEDGRNQVMTMGCYGIGVSRVVAAAIEQNHDDRGIIWPDAIAPFQVAILPMNMHKSFRVKELAEELYTTLRSHGIDVILDDRKERPGVMFADMELIGVPHNIVIGDRNLDSEEVEYKNRRAGEKQMIKTSEIIDFLLSQIKR, translated from the coding sequence ATGCGTACTAGCCAATATTTGCTCTCCACTCTGAAGGAGACACCTGCTGATGCTGAAGTGATCAGCCACCAGTTGATGCTCCGCGCCGGGATGATCCGTAAACTGGCCTCAGGTCTTTATACCTGGTTGCCGACCGGAGTCCGGGTGTTGAAGAAAGTCGAAAACATCGTGCGTGAAGAAATGAATAACGCCGGTGCAATCGAAGTTTCAATGCCTGTCGTGCAACCGGCTGATTTATGGCAAGAGAGTGGCCGTTGGGAACAATATGGCCCTGAACTGTTACGTTTTGTTGACCGCGGCGAGCGCCCTTTTGTACTCGGCCCAACTCATGAAGAAGTCATTACTGACTTGATTCGTGGCGAGATCAACTCTTACAAGCAGTTGCCACTGAATTTCTTCCAAATTCAAACCAAGTTCCGTGATGAAGTTCGCCCACGTTTTGGCGTGATGCGCGCCCGTGAGTTCCTGATGAAAGACGCTTACTCTTTCCATACCACTCAGGAATCATTGCAGGAAACTTATGACGCAATGTATGCCGCATACAGTAAAATTTTCAGCCGTATGGATCTGAATTTCCGTGCGGTACTGGCAGATACTGGCTCCATCGGTGGCAGTGCATCCCACGAGTTCCAAGTGCTGGCAGACAGTGGTGAAGACGATATCGTGTTCTCAACCGGTTCTGATTATGCTGCTAACATTGAATTCGCTGAAGCGCTGGCACCGGCTCAACCACGAGCAGCTGCGGCAGAAGAACTGCGTATCATTGATACTCCGAATGCAAAAACCATCGCTGAATTAGTCGAGCAGTTCACACTGCCGATTGAAAAAACCGTGAAAACCTTAATAGTTCATGCTCATGAAGAGAGTGGCCATAAGCTGGTTGCCCTGCTGGTTCGTGGTGATCACGAACTAAATGAGATTAAAGCTGAAAAATTGCCGCAAGTTGCCAAGCCATTAACTTTCGCGACAGAAGAAGAAATTCGTGCAGTTATTGGTGCTGGCCCAGGTTCATTAGGCCCGGTTAATCTACCAATGCCTGTTGTCGCTGATCGCAGTGTCGCGGTGATGAGTGATTTTGGCGCAGGCGCGAATATCGATGGCAAACATTACTTTGGCATTAACTGGGAGCGTGATTTGCCGCTGCCACACATTGCAGGCTTGCGCAATGTGGTTGAAGGCGATATTAGCCCAGATGGTCAAGGCACTTTGCTTATCAAACGCGGCATTGAAGTGGGTCATATCTTCCAGTTAGGGACGAAATACTCAGAAGCCATGAAAGCCACAGTTCAAGGTGAAGATGGCCGCAACCAAGTGATGACCATGGGCTGTTACGGTATTGGGGTTTCCCGTGTGGTTGCTGCTGCCATTGAACAGAATCATGATGACCGCGGTATTATTTGGCCGGATGCTATTGCACCATTCCAGGTGGCTATTTTGCCAATGAATATGCATAAATCTTTCCGCGTCAAAGAACTGGCAGAAGAGTTATATACGACCCTGCGCTCTCATGGCATTGACGTTATTCTCGACGATCGTAAAGAGCGCCCTGGCGTGATGTTTGCTGATATGGAATTAATTGGCGTGCCACACAATATCGTTATTGGTGACCGCAATCTCGACAGCGAAGAAGTGGAATATAAAAATCGCCGTGCTGGTGAAAAGCAAATGATTAAAACCAGTGAAATCATTGATTTCTTGCTGAGCCAAATCAAACGCTAA
- a CDS encoding methionine ABC transporter permease MetI has protein sequence MSEAMMWLMGRGVWETLMMTFVSGFFGFVLGLPVGVLLYVTRPGQIIANNKIYRTLSGVVNIFRSIPFIILLVWMIPFTRMIVGTSIGLQAAIVPLTVGAAPFIARMVENALLEIPSGLVEAARAMGATPMQIIKKVLLPEALPGLVNAATITLITLVGYSAMGGAVGAGGLGQIGYQYGYIGYNATVMNTVLVLLVILVYLIQLSGDRIVKAVTHK, from the coding sequence ATGTCTGAGGCAATGATGTGGTTAATGGGCCGAGGCGTCTGGGAAACTCTAATGATGACGTTTGTCTCTGGCTTCTTTGGTTTTGTGTTGGGGCTGCCTGTCGGGGTTCTATTGTATGTCACTCGCCCAGGGCAAATTATTGCGAACAATAAGATTTATCGCACCTTGTCTGGGGTAGTGAATATCTTCCGCTCCATACCTTTTATTATCTTATTGGTATGGATGATTCCATTCACTCGGATGATCGTCGGCACCTCTATTGGTTTACAGGCGGCAATAGTCCCGTTAACGGTAGGTGCCGCTCCGTTTATTGCTCGCATGGTGGAAAATGCTCTTTTGGAAATTCCATCAGGATTGGTTGAAGCAGCCCGTGCTATGGGTGCTACACCCATGCAAATCATCAAAAAAGTGTTGTTACCCGAAGCGCTACCAGGTTTGGTAAATGCAGCCACAATTACTTTAATTACCTTAGTGGGTTATTCCGCTATGGGGGGCGCAGTCGGTGCCGGTGGTTTAGGTCAAATCGGCTATCAGTATGGTTACATTGGTTATAATGCCACGGTAATGAATACAGTGTTGGTGCTATTAGTTATTTTGGTTTATCTGATTCAGTTAAGTGGCGATCGGATCGTAAAAGCCGTTACCCACAAGTAG
- the metN gene encoding methionine ABC transporter ATP-binding protein MetN: protein MIKLSHISKVFQQGSRTITALSDVSLHVPAGQIYGVIGASGAGKSTLIRCANMLERPTSGQVLVDGQDLTTLSEGQLTRARRQIGMIFQHFNLLSSRTVYGNIALPLELDNTSRADIKKRVTELLDLVGLADKQDAYPANLSGGQKQRVAIARALASNPKVLLCDEATSALDPATTRSILELLKDINRRLGLTILLITHEMDVVKRICDQVAVISDGKLIEKDSVSEVFSHPKTPLAQQFIQSTLHLDIPEDYALRMTQEPTTDRVPLLKLEFTGKSVDAPLISQAVRRFNIDIGILSSQMDYAGGVKFGVMLAELHGDNHDGLAAIKFLQDHHVKVEVLGYV, encoded by the coding sequence ATGATTAAACTTTCTCATATCAGCAAAGTATTCCAGCAGGGTTCGCGCACCATTACCGCGCTTTCAGACGTGAGTTTGCACGTCCCAGCTGGGCAAATTTATGGCGTTATTGGTGCCTCAGGTGCCGGTAAAAGTACCTTGATCCGATGCGCCAATATGTTAGAACGCCCCACCAGCGGACAAGTACTGGTTGATGGGCAAGATCTGACAACGTTATCTGAAGGCCAACTGACTCGCGCTCGTCGTCAGATTGGCATGATTTTCCAGCATTTCAATTTGCTCTCCTCGCGCACAGTGTATGGCAATATCGCGTTGCCACTTGAACTGGACAACACATCACGTGCAGATATAAAGAAGAGAGTCACTGAGCTGCTGGATTTAGTCGGGCTTGCCGATAAACAAGATGCTTACCCTGCAAATCTGTCCGGTGGGCAAAAACAACGCGTTGCTATCGCCCGCGCTTTGGCCAGTAATCCTAAGGTTCTGCTGTGTGACGAAGCCACCAGTGCGCTGGATCCTGCAACCACCCGTTCAATTCTGGAATTGCTAAAAGATATTAATCGCCGTTTGGGTCTGACCATCTTGCTTATTACCCATGAAATGGATGTGGTGAAACGCATTTGTGATCAAGTTGCGGTTATCAGTGATGGCAAATTGATTGAGAAAGACAGTGTCAGTGAAGTGTTTTCTCATCCAAAAACACCACTGGCGCAACAATTTATTCAATCAACCCTACATTTGGATATTCCAGAAGATTACGCACTGCGTATGACCCAAGAGCCAACCACAGACCGAGTCCCGCTGCTTAAACTGGAGTTCACCGGTAAGTCTGTTGATGCGCCGTTGATTTCACAGGCTGTTCGTCGCTTTAATATTGATATTGGTATCCTTAGCTCGCAAATGGACTATGCCGGCGGTGTTAAATTTGGTGTCATGCTGGCTGAGCTGCATGGCGACAATCATGATGGCCTCGCAGCTATCAAATTCTTGCAAGATCATCATGTAAAAGTAGAGGTTCTGGGTTATGTCTGA
- the rcsF gene encoding Rcs stress response system protein RcsF encodes MRALPLCLLALSLTGCSVLQSKPSTTENPVKQPSPVIKSSPTVAPRPAPVKLYKSAEELVGKPFRDLGEVSGESCQSTVQDSPPSIATARKRMQTRASYMKANAVLLHQCEIQSGVPGCYQQAVCQGSALNVSSK; translated from the coding sequence ATGCGTGCGTTACCTCTGTGTCTGTTAGCTCTCTCGCTAACTGGGTGTTCCGTGCTTCAATCAAAGCCATCCACCACAGAAAATCCGGTTAAGCAACCGTCTCCGGTTATCAAATCCAGCCCTACCGTTGCCCCTCGTCCGGCTCCGGTAAAACTGTATAAAAGTGCAGAAGAGCTTGTTGGTAAGCCTTTTCGCGATTTAGGCGAAGTGTCCGGTGAATCTTGCCAATCCACCGTTCAGGACTCCCCACCGAGTATTGCAACCGCTCGTAAGAGAATGCAGACTCGAGCATCCTATATGAAAGCCAATGCAGTCTTACTGCATCAATGTGAAATACAAAGTGGTGTCCCCGGCTGTTATCAACAAGCCGTGTGTCAAGGCTCTGCACTGAATGTTTCATCAAAATGA
- the gmhB gene encoding D-glycero-beta-D-manno-heptose 1,7-bisphosphate 7-phosphatase, translating to MTQPVPAIFLDRDGTINVDHGYVHEIDNFQFIDGVIDACRELKEMGFALVLVTNQSGIARGIFTEEQFLSLTEWMDWSLADRGVDLDGIYFCPHHPDGSVAEFRETCECRKPLPGMLLQAQSELNIDMASSYMVGDKIEDMQAALAANIGTKVLVRTGKPVTAEGEAAADWVLNSLADLPKAIKMRHK from the coding sequence GTGACTCAGCCCGTCCCCGCAATATTTTTAGATCGTGATGGAACAATTAATGTTGATCATGGTTATGTCCACGAAATTGATAATTTTCAGTTTATCGATGGTGTTATTGATGCTTGCCGTGAATTGAAAGAAATGGGTTTTGCTCTGGTTTTGGTTACCAACCAATCAGGGATTGCGCGCGGTATTTTTACCGAAGAGCAATTTTTGAGCCTCACCGAGTGGATGGATTGGTCTCTTGCTGATCGTGGTGTTGATTTAGATGGTATCTATTTCTGCCCACATCATCCCGATGGCAGTGTAGCGGAGTTTCGCGAAACATGTGAATGCCGTAAGCCATTGCCAGGCATGTTACTGCAAGCACAAAGTGAATTGAACATCGATATGGCTTCTTCTTATATGGTTGGCGACAAAATTGAAGATATGCAGGCAGCACTAGCGGCAAATATCGGTACTAAAGTGTTAGTCCGCACCGGTAAGCCTGTGACTGCAGAAGGTGAAGCAGCGGCAGATTGGGTGCTAAATAGCCTGGCTGACCTGCCAAAAGCGATAAAAATGCGTCACAAATAG
- the pssA gene encoding CDP-diacylglycerol--serine O-phosphatidyltransferase yields the protein MSKFKRSKHQQHLAQLPKLPQSVDDVQTLYCPKVFRSTLLELIGQATKRIYLVALYLEQDDAGRDVMSALYQAKQRHPELEICVLVDWHRAQRGRIGAAAVNTNADWYCEMANKHPDICVPVYGVPVNTREALGVLHLKGFIIDDTVIYSGASINDVYLYQNDKYRYDRYQLITNQSLADIMVDYVKQRVLSAGAVQRLDRIDRPTNPEIKNETRQFRSSLRDIGYQFPAQAGNDELAVTPLVGLGKKSQLNKTIHHLMASADERLTICTPYFNLPALLVRNIIYLLREGKQVEIIVGDKTANDFYIPEDQPFKIIGALPYLYEINLRRFLSRLQRFIDNGQLIVRLWKDGDNTYHLKGMWVDNNWQLITGNNLNPRAWRLDLENAILIHDPKHEMHEQRAKELECIRTHTKVVSHYLELENIQQYPVKVRKLIRRLRRIRIDRLISRIL from the coding sequence TTGTCAAAATTCAAACGTAGCAAACATCAACAACACCTTGCACAACTGCCCAAACTCCCCCAGTCAGTTGATGATGTCCAAACGCTTTATTGCCCCAAGGTTTTCCGCTCTACTCTGCTGGAATTAATAGGCCAGGCGACCAAACGTATCTATCTGGTGGCGCTTTACCTTGAGCAGGATGATGCAGGCCGTGATGTGATGAGCGCTCTCTATCAGGCCAAACAGCGGCATCCTGAGCTGGAAATTTGTGTATTAGTGGATTGGCATCGCGCCCAACGAGGCCGCATCGGGGCCGCCGCTGTTAATACTAATGCAGATTGGTATTGTGAGATGGCAAACAAGCACCCAGATATCTGTGTTCCGGTTTACGGTGTCCCGGTGAATACCCGCGAAGCCCTTGGTGTGTTGCATCTGAAAGGTTTTATCATTGATGATACCGTAATTTACAGTGGTGCCAGCATCAATGATGTCTATCTCTATCAAAACGATAAATATCGTTATGACCGTTATCAATTAATTACGAATCAATCATTAGCCGATATTATGGTTGATTATGTGAAGCAACGAGTTCTGAGTGCAGGTGCCGTTCAGCGTCTCGATCGCATTGATCGCCCCACTAATCCTGAGATCAAAAACGAAACTCGGCAGTTTCGATCATCACTGCGAGATATCGGTTATCAATTTCCAGCACAAGCTGGCAATGATGAATTAGCAGTCACTCCGCTGGTTGGGCTAGGTAAAAAAAGCCAACTCAACAAAACTATTCATCATTTAATGGCTTCCGCTGATGAACGCCTCACTATTTGTACGCCCTATTTCAACCTGCCCGCATTGTTAGTTCGTAATATCATTTATCTACTGCGCGAAGGTAAACAGGTTGAGATTATTGTTGGTGACAAAACAGCGAACGACTTTTATATTCCCGAAGATCAGCCGTTTAAAATCATTGGTGCTTTACCATACCTATATGAAATCAACTTGCGCCGCTTCCTTAGCCGCTTACAGCGCTTTATAGATAATGGTCAACTGATTGTTCGTTTATGGAAAGATGGCGACAATACTTATCATCTGAAAGGGATGTGGGTAGATAATAACTGGCAGTTGATCACGGGGAACAATCTGAATCCACGTGCATGGCGTCTGGATCTGGAAAATGCCATTTTGATCCACGATCCTAAGCATGAGATGCATGAGCAGCGTGCAAAAGAGCTGGAATGTATTCGAACTCATACTAAAGTTGTTTCACACTACCTTGAACTTGAGAATATTCAGCAGTATCCGGTCAAGGTGCGTAAACTGATCCGCCGCTTACGCAGAATTCGTATCGACCGACTCATTAGTCGTATTCTGTAA